From the genome of Argentina anserina chromosome 4, drPotAnse1.1, whole genome shotgun sequence, one region includes:
- the LOC126792003 gene encoding lipoamide acyltransferase component of branched-chain alpha-keto acid dehydrogenase complex, mitochondrial — protein MIARRVWNRRVWVSDYRWLCSRSAPGLSPVTVHEDPSSQIRVYSSSPSFRVADRIPNSGIYGNVKRCWFSSQGQAVNDVNSGKGVVDVPLAQTGEGIAECELLKWFVKEGDQVEAFQPICEVQSDKATIEITSRYQGKVSQINFIPGDIVKVGEILLKMLVEESEVTKQTCNRSENTKSLDSDLNTLNIGGILSTPPVRNLAKKYGIDINEVHGSGDDGRILKEDVLKYALQKGIIEDSSASSTSSSDEFSGSEKNYHTASAAKAGEIYEDKTVTLRGFQRAMVRSMTMAAKVPHFHFVEEINCNALSELKDFFQRSNSDSSVKHTFLPSLIKTLSMAISKYPLVNSCFIEESLEVILKGSHNIGIAMATPYGLVVPNIKNVQSLSIMEITKELSRLLQLALENKLRPEDISDGTITLSNIGAIGGKYGSPLLNLPEVVIIAIGRIQKVPQFADNGSVYPASIMTVNIGADHRVLDGATVARFCKEWKQFIENPELLMLHMT, from the exons ATGATTGCTAGGAGGGTATGGAACAGACGGGTTTGGGTCTCCGACTACCGGTGGCTCTGTTCGCGCTCTGCCCCGGGCTTATCGCCGGTGACGGTGCATGAAGACCCCTCCTCTCAAATACGTGTGTACTCGTCTTCCCCTTCATTTCGGGTCGCTGATAGGATACCCAAT TCTGGAATTTATGGGAATGTGAAGAGGTGCTGGTTTTCAAGTCAGGGTCAGGCAGTGAATGATGTAAATAGTGGAAAGGGTGTGGTCGATGTGCCGTTGGCTCAAACTGGTGAAGGCATTGCTGAGTGTGAACTCCTCAAATGGTTTGTGAAAGAG GGTGATCAAGTCGAAGCCTTTCAGCCAATTTGTGAGGTTCAAAGTGACAAAGCAACCATTGAGATAACAAGCCGTTATCAAGGAAAAGTTTCTCAGATTAACTTCATTCCTGGTGACATTGTGAAG GTTGGAGAAATTCTTCTGAAAATGTTGGTTGAGGAGTCTGAGGTTACAAAGCAGACATGCAATCGTTCGGAGAATACAAAGTCACTTGATTCTGACCTGAACACACTAAACATAGGTGGAATTCTATCCACACCTCCTGTTAGGAACCTTGCAAAGAAATATGGTATTGATATCAATGAAGTTCATGGATCTGGTGACGATGGGAGAATATTGAAAGAAGATGTCCTTAAGTATGCTTTGCAGAAGGGAATAATTGAAGATTCATCTGCCTCCTCGACGTCTAGTTCtgatgaattttctggatcAGAAAAAAATTACCACACTGCCTCAGCTGCTAAAGCTGGAGAGATATATGAAGATAAGACAGTTACTTTGAG AGGCTTCCAGCGCGCAATGGTCAGATCAATGACAATGGCTGCAAAAGTTCcacattttcattttgttgagGAGATAAACTGCAATGCACTTTCAGAGCTGAAAGATTTCTTCCAAAGGAGCAACTCTGATTCAAGTGTCAAGCACACTTTCCTTCCATCATTGATAAAGACACTTTCAATGGCTATTAGCAAATATCCATTAGTGAACAGTTGCTTTATTGAAGAGTCACTTGAGGTCATTCTAAAAG GTTCCCACAACATTGGAATCGCCATGGCTACTCCATATGGTCTAGTTGTGCCAAACATAAAGAATGTCCAGTCTCTTTCCATTATGGAG ATAACAAAGGAACTATCACGGTTGCTACAATTGGCATTGGAAAACAAGCTTAGGCCTGAAGATATATCTGATGGAACAATTACTCTAAGTAATATTGGAGCTATTGGTGGGAAATATGGTTCGCCTCTTCTCAACTTGCCTGAGGTTGTCATTATTGCAATTGGACGAATTCAGAAGGTTCCACAATTCGCAGATAATGGAAGTGTATATCCCGCGTCAATTATGACG GTCAATATAGGCGCTGATCATAGAGTGCTGGACGGAGCAACTGTTGCCAGATTCTGTAAAGAGTGGAAACAATTTATAGAAAATCCAGAGCTGCTCATGTTGCATATGACATAG
- the LOC126792006 gene encoding LOW QUALITY PROTEIN: protein GAMETE EXPRESSED 2 (The sequence of the model RefSeq protein was modified relative to this genomic sequence to represent the inferred CDS: deleted 2 bases in 2 codons; substituted 1 base at 1 genomic stop codon), with translation MQKGSEEKERDFEWWDEIEVKSSRRLISALTHPPDKPVSTATNRFSISIFQFQSQIGSYCSSAEPRLLAFSMMAFTMSLLIFISLLAFSFGPKLSHSDNAAVPEFTFSWLDDKDTYEAGEIATIRVKALSNFDKLDKNAFKPTLTIDGRIGNSSVISGVLSDFEGDPTSWKFFFTTMTAGLFNVLINEDQYKVFDSSLHFQVYPGTIYPSVCVASWMGFVHEFEAGAQARVQILPKDAFGNKINETSEDIRVHNFTVSVFFANDTIASKPNITHFGWNQFGYIILEFTVVKAGDLLLQVEGGNQSLNGSPLSFKVNPGPLEVSNCVVIWDFEPNAWQLYSKMEMFIHQQDRYGNLVPGLYEFDAEVVETETNLSIPITDLHFEEVGAGIQLFSFTNVETGNFLLTISDIKHDKSISHMPYAYTVFVGYCNGTNSVINGTGLNSSVAGERSEFSVYLNDAYQNPSPVEIEQLEIQIIRGIDCYHVQSDTFPFQIINGSGPAQGIGYGTTNQIDFTPPPSMTFTNSTVGGFSPLATAFSVVYTPDKSGTYIIYVFCGNIVLNGGRPFNKEVVAGSVDPSCSKVVRFSSKVPRMINNEVVVQLRDSLLNPVLSQQSGMKLEIVSVNSSGFSSSLFVDNNDGSYTVHYLAKEVGTYETCASFDGKRIPPCPFGVNVYSSEYFPRAENDTISVWEDESIAFDVLANDYFAGNNASVVEFSKPGHGSLIKYGRLLRYTPYKDYYGNDSFVYTMTDINGNLATAPVNISVLTIPPQFKSFPSELQATEDEINPKFGGFSGITIRYSDMVENISVNLSAQSGTVFLSPMLMQFWEPIWNGLYVYKEDRGVKGLILQGSVEVINFALQSIQYYGNENFCGYDTIRLTTRNRNGVNDLHIPVFVEPINDPPSIHAPEFIILKSNEDESLIYDRNTDKFEFYIGDPDLIAFPGNESLFLVIFSMEVNDGYLVTSLPAELISTVEVKIMNSYQWLPLQTYVTISKHFTVKAKGIRLYATVNECNTLMQQLFYHGGGEQDAVLTVTLNDVGNYGCYCNCSEHVSVSLLAEASVNLIRRRPMSSLVACGFGSAIVIESIIVFSLGAALIFFTCKCATILVNERRNQATRTPAEPVTAVSLGKATLSRSLSENATHLTASCSSPLLGSRRPNVRQRSFRXSGNGESSKAAYKASNERIQQNSAPSFQPFCVEKEQSDTVI, from the exons ATGCAGAAAGGTTCAGAGGAGAAAGAACGAGATTTTGAATGGTGGGATGAGATTGAAGTTAAAAGTAGCCGAAGGCTGATTTCAGCCTTGACACACCCACCAGATAAACCGGTTTCAACCGCCACTAACCGCTTTTCCATATCTATTTTCCAGTTTCAATCACAGATAGGAAGTTACTGTTCCTCTGCAGAGCCAAGGCTCTTAGCTTTCTCTATGATGGCATTTACAATGAGCTTACTCATATTCATTTCACTCTTGGCTTTCTCGTTTGGCCCCAAGCTTTCACATTCAG ACAATGCAGCAGTGCCGGAGTTCACTTTCAGTTGGCTGGACGATAAGGATACATATGAAGCCGGTGAAATTGCCACAATAAGGGTCAAAGCCCTGAGCAACTTTGACAAGCTTGACAAGAATGCGTTCAAGCCCACTCTTACAATAGATGGAAGGATTGGGAATAGCTCTGTCATATCGGGGGTTCTGTCAGATTTTGAAGGAGACCCTACTAGTTGGAAATTTTTCTTTACGACAATGACAGCCGGGTTATTTAACGTATTGATCAATGAGGACCAGTACAAAGTGTTTGATTCATCTCTGCATTTCCAAGTTTATCCAG GGACAATATACCCATCTGTCTGTGTTGCTTCATGGATGGGTTTCGTCCATGAGTTTGAAGCAGGTGCTCAAGCTAGAGTACAGATACTTCCGAAGGATGCATTTGGGAATAAGATCAATGAAACCAGTGAAGATATAAGGGTGCATAATTTTACAGTGTCTGTATTTTTCGCAAATGATACCATTGCAAGCAAACCGAACATTACCCACTTTGGTTGGAACCAATTTGGTTATATCATCTTGGAATTTACTGTGGTAAAAGCTGGAGACCTATTGCTGCAGGTGGAAGGTGGTAATCAGAGCTTGAATGGCTCTCCACTATCCTTTAAGGTGAATCCAG GACCTCTTGAAGTTTCCAATTGTGTGGTAATATGGGAT TTCGAGCCAAATGCATGGCAACTATACTCCAAGATGGAAATGTTTATACACCAGCAAGATCGATACGGTAACCTTGTTCCAGGACTATATGAATTTGATGCTGAAGTTGTTGAGACAGAGACAAATTTGTCAATACCTATTACAGATTTGCACTTTGAAGAAGTGGGGGCTGGAATTCAGCTGTTTTCCTTTACCAATGTTGAGACAGGCAACTTTTTGCTGACTATATCAGATATTAAGCATGATAAAAGCATATCTCATATGCCATATGCTTATACTGTCTTTGTTG GCTATTGCAATGGGACAAACAGTGTGATCAATGGAACTGGTCTAAATAGCTCTGTGGCTGGAGAAAGATCAgaattttcagtttatttgAATGACGCTTATCAAAATCCCTCTCCAGTTGAAATCGAACAACTTGAAATACAAATTATAAGGGGAATTGACTGCTACCATGTTCAGTCAGACACATTTCCTTTCCAGATCATCAATG GGAGTGGACCTGCTCAAGGAATAGGATATGGTACAACCAACCAAATAGATTTTACTCCTCCACCATCTATGACCTTCACAAATTCT ACTGTTGGTGGCTTCAGCCCTCTGGCAACTGCTTTCAGTGTGGTATATACACCTGACAAGAGTGGGACTTACATAATATATGTATTTTGTGGAAATATTGTGCTGAACGGAGGTCGTCCCTTTAATAAAGAAGTTGTAGCAG GGAGTGTTGATCCATCATGCTCAAAAGTAGTCAGATTTTCTTCCAAGGTGCCAAGGATGATTAATAATGAAGTAGTAGTGCAACTGAGGGATTCACTTTTGAATCCTGTTTTGTCACAACAATCTGGAATGAAACTAGAGATTGTTTCTGTAAACAGTTCTGGCTTTTCAAGTTCCTTGTTTGTGGACAACAATGATGGGTCATACACTGTGCACTATCTGGCCAAGGAGGTTGGAACTTACGAGACTTGTGCTTCATTTGATGGCAAACGTATTCCTCCATGCCCCTTTGGGGTAAATGTCTACAGTA GCGAATATTTTCCCAGGGCCGAAAATGATACAATCTCTGTGTGGGAGGATGAGTCAATCGCTTTTGATGTTCTGGCCAATGATTACTTTGCTGGAAATAATGCTAGTGTTGTTGAATTCTCCAAG CCAGGTCATGGCTCCCTTATCAAGTATGGAAGGCTCCTCCGGTATACACCTTATAAAGACTATTATGGCAATGATTCCTTTGTGTACACAATGACTGATATAAATGGCAATCTTGCTACTGCTCCAGTGAACATATCTGTTCTAACCATCCCACCGCAATTTAAGTCTTTTCCAAGTGAATTGCAAGCCACTGAAGATGAGATTAATCCAAAATTTGG TGGTTTCTCTGGGATTACGATAAGATATTCCGACATGGTGGAGAACATCTCTGTTAATCTTAGTGCTCAATCCGGGACAGTATTTCTGTCTCCCATGCTAATGCAATTCTGGGAGCCTATATGGAATGGACTT TATGTATACAAAGAGGATAGAGGAGTAAAGGGGTTGATATTACAAGGCAGCGTGGAAGTAATTAATTTTGCCCTTCAGTCAATTCAGTACTATGG AAATGAGAACTTTTGTGGCTATGATACAATTCGGCTCACTACGAGGAACAGGAATGGAGTAAATGATTTGCATATTCCAGTTTTTGTGGAACCTATAAATGATCCTCCTTCTATTCATGCACCTGAGTTTATTATTTTGAAAAGCAATGAAGATGAGTCACTGATATATGACAGAAATACAGACAAATTTGAGTTCTATATTGGTGATCCAGATCTTATTGCGTTCCCAG GTAATGAATCCCTTTTTCTGGTCATCTTCTCTATGGAAGTTAATGATGGATATTTGGTAACCAGCTTACCAGCTGAGCTCATCAGTACAGTAGAAGTGAAGATTATGAATAGCTACCAATGGCTACCTCTTCAGACTTATGTTACCATCTCAAAGCATTTCACTGTCAAAGCTAAGGGAATTCGATTATATGCAACTGTTAATGAATGCAATACTCTTATGCAACAGCTGTTTTATCAT GGTGGAGGAGAACAAGATGCTGTATTGACAGTGACATTGAACGACGTGGGAAACTATGGGTGTTACTGTAACTGCTCCGAACATGTATCAGTTTCCTTACTTGCCGAGGCTTCTGTAAATCTAATAAGAAGAAGGCCGATGAGTTCACTCGTGGCTTGTG GCTTTGGATCAGCTATAGTAATCGAGTCCATTATAGTGTTTTCACTGGGAGCTGCACTAATatttttcacatgcaaatgTGCAACTATCCTTGTAAATGAAAGAAGAAACCAAGCTACCAGGACTCCAGCTGAACCAGTGACAGCAGTTAGTTTGGGCAAAGCAACT TTAAGTAGAAGCTTATCAGAGAATGCAACTCACCTTACTGCATCTTGCTCAAGTCCCTTGCTTGGTAGCCGACGTCCTAATGTTCGACAACG GTCCTTCCGTTGATCTGGAAATGGGGAATCAAGCAAGGCAGCATACAAGGCTAGTAATGAACGCATTCAGCAGAATTCTGCGCCTAGTTTTCAGCCATTTTGTGTTGAGAAGGAACAAAGTGACACTGTGATATGA
- the LOC126792005 gene encoding probable acylpyruvase FAHD1, mitochondrial, which produces MASRLLQVGTKIVAVGRNYAAHAKELGNAVPKEPLIFLKPTSSYLENGGTIEIPHPLESLDYEVELAVIINKRARDVPQTKAMDYVGGYALALDMTAREIQATAKSAGLPWTIAKGQDTFTPISSVLSLASVPNPDDLELWLKVDGEVRQKGSTKDMIFKIPFLISHISSIMTLLEGDVILTGTPEGVGPVKAGQKITAGITNLVDIQFNVAKRKHGSS; this is translated from the exons ATGGCAAGTAGGCTTCTTCAAGTAGGCACCAAGATCGTCGCTGTGGGCAGAAACTACGCCGCCCACGCCAAAGAGCTCGGCAACGCCGTCCCCAAG GAGCCCCTGATATTCCTCAAACCGACGTCGTCTTACTTGGAGAATGGAGGCACAATCGAAATCCCTCACCCTCTTGAGTCGTTGGACTATGAGGTCGAGCTGGCCGTCATTATAAACAAGAGAGCTCGCGACGTTCCTCAGACCAAGGCCATGGACTACGTTGGTG GTTATGCACTTGCTCTTGATATGACTGCCAGAGAAATTCAAGCTACTGCTAAG TCTGCAGGTCTTCCATGGACCATAGCAAAAGGGCAGGACACCTTCACACCAATCAGTTCTGTG CTGTCCCTAGCATCGGTGCCAAACCCTGACGATTTGGAACTTTGGTTGAAG GTAGATGGAGAAGTGAGGCAGAAAGGCTCAACCAAGGATATGATATTTAAAATCCCATTTCTCATTAGCCACATAAGTTCCATTATGACACTCCTCGAAGGAGATGTGATACTAACAG GTACTCCCGAAGGTGTTGGTCCAGTAAAAGCAGGCCAAAAGATAACGGCGGGAATAACAAATCTTGTGGATATTCAATTCAATGTTGCAAAGCGCAAGCACGGAAGTTCTTGA